Proteins encoded together in one Gemmatimonadota bacterium window:
- a CDS encoding GNAT family N-acetyltransferase, with protein sequence MKIDIRSLKSSEVFRLQYLPFSRKETQRRRFMLQESGRLIFFVAWWGNLPVAQVLLNWEGGDAAGVPPQVRPWPEVSSLFVHPEYRRMGIASRLLDVCERITFQRGYENIGLCVYVKNHPALNLYVRRGYKDAGWEPYLARGVYTDANGG encoded by the coding sequence ATGAAAATTGATATTCGGTCTCTGAAATCGTCTGAAGTGTTTCGGCTTCAGTATTTGCCGTTTAGTCGTAAAGAAACGCAGCGGCGGCGGTTTATGCTACAGGAATCCGGCAGGCTCATTTTTTTCGTGGCCTGGTGGGGCAATTTGCCGGTGGCTCAGGTGTTGCTCAATTGGGAAGGTGGCGATGCTGCTGGCGTGCCGCCGCAAGTGCGACCCTGGCCCGAGGTGTCGTCGCTTTTTGTGCATCCAGAGTATCGGCGGATGGGTATTGCTTCGCGGTTGTTGGATGTGTGTGAGCGGATTACTTTTCAGCGGGGTTATGAGAATATTGGTTTGTGCGTTTACGTGAAGAATCATCCTGCGCTGAATTTATACGTGCGCCGCGGGTACAAAGATGCGGGATGGGAGCCGTATTTGGCACGGGGTGTTTATACTGATGCCAATGGCGGGCA